The genomic DNA ACACCGATGCGATGCGAGCCGAGGCGGCGAAGGTGGAAGCCGAAGCTAAAAAGCTCGACGCCAAGCGAATCGCCAAACAGACCGAATTCATCAACGCTACGTTCGAAAAACAACTGGAGAAGCTGCCCGAAGAGACGCACGAACTGGCTCGCGAGACTCACAAGACGCCAGCAAAAAAGCGAACCGATGAACAGAAAGCTCTGATCAAAAAGTACCCCAAGCTGAACGTGACGGCCAGTTCGCTGTACCTTTACGATCGCAAGGCCTCGGACGAATTGAAGGCGATGGCGGCAGAGGCGAAGAAGGTTCGGGACACGAAGCCGAAACAAGAGTTTGTCCGCGCGTTGACCGAAGTTCCCGGACGCGTGCCGGTGACTCAATTGTTCTATCGCGGCGATCACGAACAACCCAAGCAGGAACTGCAGCCGGGAGGGCTGACCGTCGTTTCGATGAACGTCGACCTTCCCGAGGTCCCCGCCAACGACACCGCGTTGCCAACCACAGGGCGACGGCTGGCATTCGCCAGGCGGTTGACCGATCCCAAACATCCGTTGACGGCGCGGGCCTTGGTCAACCGAATCTGGATGCATCACTTCGGCCGCGGCTTGGTCACATCCCCCAACGATTTTGGCGTCCTCGGGCAACCGCCGTCGCATCCGGAATTGCTCGATTGGTTGGCGTCAGAGTTTATCGACAGCGGTTGGAGCCTGAAGCACATCCATCGATTGATCCTCTCTTCGACAGCATGGCAACAACAATTGCGCGTCGCCCCCGACCAGATCGCAGCCGATCCGGACAACGAACTCTACGGCGGAGCGCGTCTGTTGCGTCTCGATGCCGAAGCGATTCGGGACAGCATGTTGGCGATCGCCGACCAAATCAATTCCAAGCCGTTTGGACCGGCCATTCCAGTGATGCCCGATCCCGTCGGACGCTTCGTCATCGGAATCGAAAACAGCAGCGCTGGCCGCCCCGGTGCGGTGATCGACATGAAGGGTGAAGATCTGCGACGCAGCGTCTATGTCCAGGTCCGACGAAGCCAACCGTTGAGCGTGTTGGAAGCGTTTGATCAACCGATCATGACTCCGAATTGCGACCTGCGACGGCCTTCGACCAGTTCAACGCAGTCGCTGATGATGCTCAACAGCGATCAAGTGCTCGAGTACTCACGGTTGCTTGCCGAGCGATTGCAACGCGATGCCGCAGATGATCTCGACACGCAAATCCAGCTCGCTTGGCGACTGATCTTCGCTCGCGATTGCAGCGACGACGAACGGGCTGCCGCAAAAGATTTGGTCGCCGAACAGGCAGCCATTTTTGCGACACAGCCAGCTTACAAGGCCGATGCAAAGAAGAAGCCTCAACGAACTCCGGACCAGGAAGCGCTGGCGACATTGTGCCAGATGTTGTTCAGCTCTAACGAATTCTTGTACGTGGATTAAGACGCAATGACTAAGCTCCCAAATATCGATAGCGTTTCGGCACGCCGACACTTCATGGCCTCGAGCGCGATGAGCGTTGGATCGCTGGCGATGGCATGGATGAACCAACAGGAAGCCAAGGCGAATCCGCAGCAGCCGAACCTGGAACCGCTCTCTTTCGACACGCTCCCCAAGCAACCGCACCATCCGCCCAAAGCCAAGGCGATGATTTCGTTGTGGATGCAGGGCGGGCCCAGCCACCACGACATGTTCGATCCGAAGCCGGAGATGGTCAAACATGACGGCGAAGATTTTCCCGACGAGATCAAATATGACGACGCGGCTAACGCAAGTTCCAAGATCTTTGCATCGCCATGGAAATTCTCGCCGCAGGGCGAGTGTGGGATGGAATTGTCGGAACTGATCCCGCACACCGGGTCGATCGCCGACGAAATCTGCCTGATCCGGTCGACCAAAACCGGCGTCAACAACCACGGCCAATCGATCCGCGCGCTGCAGACCGGCCGAATCACCGCCGGCCGCCCCTCGCTGGGCAGCTGGCTTAACTACGGTCTCGGCAGCGAAGCGGATAACCTTCCGGCGTTTCTGGCGCTGATCGATCCGGGCCAGCTGC from Rosistilla oblonga includes the following:
- a CDS encoding PSD1 and planctomycete cytochrome C domain-containing protein, encoding MHQKPFVTLGLIVAGISFLLPQVVAGSEPADSPQFETHVRAIFKKHCFHCHGEEEHPEGSLDLRLVRFMHSGGDSGPAIIPGAADESVLFQRMRDGEMPPDESKLCSEEELEIVRQWIEAGATTLRPEPESIDDTMLITEEERSHWSLQPIVRPSVPQVADAEAVANPIDAFLLAKLEARGFGFSPRAPANALIRRLFIDLHGVPPTPQDVEAFAADNDQVAWQQWIDRLLSKHEYGERWARHWLDVAGYADSEGYNDVDAPRPHAWRYRDYVIRAFNNDKPFDRFIHEQLAGDEMISTPLNNLSAEDAELLTATGFLRMAPDGTGGAVDDVNVARNATIADTVTIVSSSLLAMTVGCAQCHDHRYDPISHEDYFRFRAIFEPGFDWQKWRSPPKRLVSLYTDAMRAEAAKVEAEAKKLDAKRIAKQTEFINATFEKQLEKLPEETHELARETHKTPAKKRTDEQKALIKKYPKLNVTASSLYLYDRKASDELKAMAAEAKKVRDTKPKQEFVRALTEVPGRVPVTQLFYRGDHEQPKQELQPGGLTVVSMNVDLPEVPANDTALPTTGRRLAFARRLTDPKHPLTARALVNRIWMHHFGRGLVTSPNDFGVLGQPPSHPELLDWLASEFIDSGWSLKHIHRLILSSTAWQQQLRVAPDQIAADPDNELYGGARLLRLDAEAIRDSMLAIADQINSKPFGPAIPVMPDPVGRFVIGIENSSAGRPGAVIDMKGEDLRRSVYVQVRRSQPLSVLEAFDQPIMTPNCDLRRPSTSSTQSLMMLNSDQVLEYSRLLAERLQRDAADDLDTQIQLAWRLIFARDCSDDERAAAKDLVAEQAAIFATQPAYKADAKKKPQRTPDQEALATLCQMLFSSNEFLYVD